The following proteins are encoded in a genomic region of Cryptomeria japonica chromosome 11, Sugi_1.0, whole genome shotgun sequence:
- the LOC131041099 gene encoding uncharacterized protein LOC131041099 codes for MKNNRVATGLKFCYALLSMLFLNLLQSEGATLQEPASSPMVMQEEQHGMLSHEMPSELSPDAVKFFSPDMPSPPQFSSHPHQLYAAGSDSSVALEGIKSHGNGISQGAKAGIGLSVLLGVVFAGGGLYVYAKRRSNIKRANAILPNP; via the coding sequence ATGAAGAACAACAGAGTAGCTACTGGACTCAAGTTTTGCTATGCACTTCTTTCAATGCTGTTTCTGAATTTGCTGCAGAGTGAAGGTGCAACATTGCAGGAGCCAGCATCTTCTCCCATGGTGATGCAGGAGGAGCAGCATGGGATGCTGTCCCATGAAATGCCATCAGAACTCTCACCAGATGCTGTGAAATTCTTCAGCCCTGATATGCCATCTCCACCTCAGTTTTCTTCACACCCACATCAACTCTATGCCGCAGGAAGTGACTCGTCAGTTGCATTGGAGGGCATTAAAAGTCATGGGAATGGTATCAGCCAAGGTGCTAAAGCTGGTATTGGGTTATCTGTCCTTTTGGGTGTTGTTTTTGCAGGTGGGGGATTGTATGTCTATGCCAAAAGAAGGTCTAATATCAAGAGAGCCAATGCAATACTCCCAAATCCTTGA